In one Nicotiana sylvestris chromosome 8, ASM39365v2, whole genome shotgun sequence genomic region, the following are encoded:
- the LOC104244313 gene encoding extensin-2-like translates to MSRFHGGGPAKGRRYLPQILLALAILAVANVVSADTYIYSSPPPPAYEYKSPPPPSPSPPPPYVYKSPPPPSPSPPLPYVYKSPPPPSPSPPSPYVYKSPPPPSSSPPPPYVYKSSPPPSPSPPPLYVYKSPPPPSPSPPPPYYYKSPPPPSPSPPPPYYYKSPPPPSLSPPPPYYYKSPPPPSPSPPPPYYYKSPPPPSPSPPPPYYYKSPPPPSPSPPPPYYYKSPPPPAKSPPPPYYYSSPPPPLKSPPPPYYYSSPSPPKKSPPPPYHYTSPPPPVKSPPPPYYYSSPPPPKKSPPPPYHYSSPPPPVKSPPPQYYYSSPPPPKKLPPPPYYYSSPPPPKKSPPPPYHYSSPPPPVKSPPTPYYYTSPPPPKKSSPPPYYYASPPPPTQYYPPYHHLVVKVVGKVYCFRCYDSKYPEKSHGKKHLQGAVIKVTCKAGDKKIVSYGTTRINGKFSITVKGFEYAKYGAKACKAKLHNAPKDSNCDIPTNLYWGVKGANLKVKSKNHYEVVLYAKPFAYGSKTPYAKCTKPLPTPAPYYYKSPPPPSPIYIYKSPPPTTPTYVYKSPPPPTKSSPSPYYYKSPPPPSPKPAPVYYYKSPPPPSTLPPPTYYYKSPPPPSPSPPPPYYYKSPPPPSPSPPPPYYYKSPPPPSPSPPPPYYYKSPPPPSPKPAPIYYYKSPPPPSPSPPPPYYYKSPPPPSPSPPPPYYYKSPPPPSPSPPPPYYYKSPPPPSPSPPPPYYYKSPPPPSPKPAPIYYYKSPPPPSPSPPPPYYYKSPPPPSPSPPPPYYYKSPPPPSPSPPPPYYYKSPPPPSPSPPPSYYYKSPPPPSPSPPPPYYYKSPPPPAPSPPPPYYYKSPPPPSPSPPPPYYYKSPPPPSPSPPPPYYYKSPPPPSPSPPPPYYYKSPPPPSPSPPPPYYYHSPPPPVKSPPPAYHYSSPPPPVKSPPPPVYIYASPPPPIHY, encoded by the exons ATGAGTCGGTTTCACGGTGGCGGCCCTGCCAAGGGTCGTCGCTATTTGCCACAAATCTTACTGGCGTTGGCCATATTGGCAGTTGCTAATGTAGTGTCAGCAGATACTTATATATATTCTTCTCCACCACCTCCAGCATACGAGTACAAGTCACCACcacctccttctccttctccgccaCCACCTTATGTGTATAAATCTCCACCTCCCCCATCACCTTCTCCCCCACTACCATATGTTTAtaaatcacctccacctccttcTCCATCACCACCTTCACCATATGTGTATAAGTCTCCTCCACCCCCATCATCTTCACCCCCACCACCTTATGTGTATAAATCATCACCTCCTCCTTCGCCATCTCCCCCGCCCCTGTATGTGTACAAATCTCCTCCTCCACCATCACCTTCACCACCACCTCCATATTATTATAAGTCGCCACCTCCACCTTCACCATCACCTCCACCACCATATTATTATAAATCTCCGCCACCACCCTCGCTATCACCACCTCCACCTTACTATTATAAGTCTCCACCGCCACCTTCTCCTTCACCTCCTCCACCATACTACTATAAATCTCCACCACCTCCTTCACCTTCACCTCCGCCACCTTATTATTACAAGTCTCCGCCTCCTCCGTCACCATCACCACCACCACCATACTATTATAAGTCCCCACCACCACCTGCTAAGTCACCTCCTCCCCCATACTACTACAGTTCTCCACCACCACCACTAAAGTCTCCTCCTCCACCATATTATTATTCCTCACCGTCACCACCAAAGAAATCACCCCCGCCACCATATCACTATACTTCCCCACCACCACCAGTTAAGTCTCCTCCTCCACCATATTACTATTCCTCACCACCACCCCCAAAGAAATCACCTCCTCCCCCATATCACTATAGTTCCCCACCTCCACCAGTTAAGTCTCCTCCTCCACAATATTACTATTCCTCACCACCGCCCCCCAAGAAATTACCTCCTCCACCATATTATTACTCTTCTCCACCACCACCAAAGAAATCACCACCGCCACCATATCACTACTCTTCCCCACCACCACCAGTAAAGTCACCTCCAACTCCATACTACTACACCTCCCCACCACCTCCAAAGAAGTCTTCTCCCCCACCGTACTATTACGCTTCACCACCACCACCTACTCAGTACTATCCTCCATATCATCATTTGGTGGTCAAGGTTGTCGGAAAGGTCTACTGTTTTAGATGCTATGATTCAAAATATCCAGAGAAGTCTCATGGCAAGAAACACCTGCAAG GTGCTGTTATTAAGGTGACTTGTAAGGCTGGTGACAAGAAAATTGTGAGTTATGGTACCACAAGGATCAACGGCAAATTCAGCATTACTGTTAAAGGATTTGAATATGCCAAATATGGAGCAAAGGCTTGCAAGGCTAAACTACACAATGCTCCAAAGGATTCTAATTGTGACATTCCTACAAACCTTTACTGGGGAGTAAAGGGCGCTAACCTAAAAGTGAAGTCAAAGAACCATTATGAAGTTGTACTTTATGCAAAACCATTTGCTTATGGCTCTAAGACACCTTATGCAAAATGCACAAAACCTCTGCCTACGCCTGCTCCATACTACTACAAATCTCCTCCACCTCCATCGCCGATTTATATTTACAAGTCACCACCTCCAACAACCCCGACATATGTTTACAAATCTCCACCGCCACCAACTAAGTCTTCACCATCTCCTTATTACTACAAGTCTCCACCTCCACCATCACCAAAACCTGCTCCTGTATACTATTATAAATCACCACCACCTCCATCAACATTGCCTCCACCTACTTACTATTATAAATCTCCTCCACCACCATCACCTTCTCCTCCCCCTCCATATTATTACAAGTCGCCACCACCCCCGTCACCATCGCCTCCACCACCATACTACTATAAGTCACCACCCCCACCATCCCCATCACCACCTCCGCCCTATTATTACAAGTCTCCACCTCCACCATCACCAAAACCTGCACCTATATACTATTATAAATCACCGCCACCCCCGTCACCATCGCCTCCACCTCCTTACTATTACAAATCTCCTCCACCACCATcgccttctcctcctcctccataTTACTACAAGTCGCCACCACCCCCGTCACCATCGCCTCCACCACCATACTACTATAAGTCACCACCCCCACCATCCCCATCACCACCTCCGCCCTATTATTACAAGTCTCCACCTCCACCATCACCAAAACCTGCACCTATATACTATTATAAATCACCGCCACCCCCGTCACCATCGCCTCCACCTCCTTACTATTACAAATCTCCTCCACCACCATcgccttctcctcctcctccataTTACTACAAGTCGCCACCACCCCCGTCACCATCACCTCCACCACCATATTACTATAAGTCACCACCACCACCATCCCCATCACCACCCCCATCCTATTATTACAAGTCTCCTCCTCCGCCATCTCCATCACCACCCCCGCCCTATTACTATAAGTCTCCCCCTCCACCGGCTCCGTCACCACCCCCGCCCTATTACTACAAGTCTCCTCCACCACCATCACCATCTCCTCCACCACCCTATTACTATAAATCACCACCACCTCCATCGCCATCACCTCCACCTCCATATTACTACAAGTCTCCACCACCGCCATCTCCATCACCGCCACCACCCTATTACTACAAGTCTCCTCCTCCACCGTCGCCTTCTCCTCCACCTCCATACTATTACCACTCTCCACCCCCTCCAGTAAAGTCTCCTCCTCCTGCCTATCACTACAGCTCACCTCCTCCACCCGTGAAATCACCACCTCCACCAGTATACATTTATGCTTCTCCGCCACCTCCAATCCACTACTAA